A single Methanocaldococcus bathoardescens DNA region contains:
- a CDS encoding transglutaminase-like domain-containing protein, which yields MKKFLLLSILIVSIIFSGCIVNNYQNDFNNLMEMKNDISSIVLDLNENENEYILKIYFVGEDSSFIKKEGILKVGIYDDKDNQLYYKEISIDLDKFKNLSYGDGILLTIEKNEIKKSSSNIGRISIDFTYDNGKTIWVDTPISLSHLSNEKENINPQTSTDVCYMTYTWEYKGKIHYLNLYIPKYLYDYYKSKKREYIMDYSYYVLDPYDDWYLNRVIQKIDEICKENNYDERDRINLVISFVQQLPYTYDKVSTGYDEYPRYPIETLVDYGGDCEDTSILTAALLKQMGYDVALIRFPRHMGVGVNLKDGYGYYFEYNGKKYFYLETTDNGWKIGALPDELKNEKAEVYPITEKPIYLWDWKGYLYNGYAEITVNIKNAGNLEGKVKVYCAFDAGNGYVYNPTESSILTIKPGEEKVVKLKINVPYNKQTRLIVGLLDANTDRLIDVKYSAEFKT from the coding sequence ATGAAAAAGTTTCTTTTATTGTCAATTTTGATTGTTTCAATAATATTTTCTGGTTGTATTGTAAATAACTATCAAAATGATTTCAATAATTTAATGGAAATGAAAAATGATATATCCTCAATAGTTTTAGACCTAAATGAGAATGAAAATGAATACATTCTAAAAATCTATTTTGTTGGTGAAGATTCAAGTTTTATTAAAAAAGAGGGAATTTTAAAAGTAGGTATTTATGATGACAAGGACAACCAATTATATTATAAGGAAATATCTATAGATTTAGATAAATTTAAAAATCTATCTTATGGTGATGGAATTTTACTAACAATAGAAAAAAATGAAATCAAAAAGAGCTCATCAAACATTGGAAGGATATCCATAGATTTTACCTATGATAATGGAAAAACTATATGGGTTGATACACCCATATCTTTATCTCATCTATCAAATGAAAAAGAAAATATAAATCCACAAACTTCCACAGATGTTTGTTATATGACATACACATGGGAATACAAAGGAAAAATTCATTATTTAAATTTATACATCCCAAAATACCTCTATGATTATTACAAATCCAAAAAAAGAGAATATATTATGGATTACTCATATTACGTTTTAGACCCTTATGATGATTGGTATTTAAATAGAGTTATCCAAAAAATAGATGAAATTTGCAAAGAAAATAATTATGATGAGCGTGATAGGATAAATTTAGTTATTTCCTTTGTTCAACAGCTTCCTTACACTTATGACAAGGTTTCTACTGGCTATGATGAGTATCCAAGATACCCAATAGAGACTTTGGTTGATTATGGAGGAGATTGTGAAGATACATCAATATTAACAGCCGCTTTATTAAAACAGATGGGTTATGATGTTGCATTAATCAGATTCCCAAGACATATGGGGGTTGGAGTAAATTTAAAAGATGGTTATGGATATTACTTTGAATACAATGGAAAAAAATATTTCTATTTGGAAACAACAGATAACGGATGGAAAATTGGAGCGCTTCCAGATGAATTAAAAAATGAAAAAGCTGAAGTATACCCAATAACTGAAAAACCTATTTATTTATGGGACTGGAAAGGTTATTTATATAATGGCTATGCTGAGATAACAGTTAATATAAAAAATGCAGGAAATTTAGAAGGAAAAGTTAAAGTCTATTGTGCATTTGATGCTGGTAATGGATACGTTTACAATCCAACAGAATCTTCTATATTAACAATAAAACCAGGAGAAGAGAAAGTTGTAAAGCTAAAGATTAACGTTCCTTATAACAAACAGACAAGGTTAATAGTGGGGCTATTAGATGCAAACACAGATAGGTTAATAGATGTTAAATACTCTGCCGAATTCAAAACATAA
- the frhA gene encoding coenzyme F420 hydrogenase subunit alpha, whose amino-acid sequence MTNRIEIAPTTRHEGHAKLILEVDEEGIVNKAYYLNTTPVRGFETMLKGKPAEFAPIAVMRICGICQTTHGIASCEAIENAIDCEVPDDGLLLRELVGIGNRLHSHPLHHLLTIDDFLKPDEADLRVELIKLIQRMRKVGQLVVDIVGGEGIHPPNIVIGGMRTNITERAKSKLYYALRQYEKDAYELYEKYTELIERYLEEVGIPDLGAHEYPYIATHTTYGDRYAINWDDVTEIPAQRYYEDEEARQTTTVQIPLYAGVPAEGGPRARMVKFGNFRAGGSALDINIARAQENLGAVYRALEILDELNLNGKTRAEVEYKDGFGIGVHEAPRATNTHMAEVGKDGRIKSYRIIAASTWNFPIVEKAIEGYPQQYAEVIMRAYDIUASCATHIIVKDEETKEVIEVRKL is encoded by the coding sequence GTGACTAATAGAATAGAAATTGCTCCTACAACCAGACATGAGGGACACGCTAAATTAATTTTAGAGGTTGATGAGGAAGGGATTGTAAATAAAGCATATTATTTAAACACAACTCCAGTTAGAGGATTCGAAACAATGTTAAAGGGCAAACCAGCAGAGTTTGCTCCAATTGCAGTTATGAGAATCTGTGGAATCTGTCAAACAACTCACGGAATTGCTTCTTGTGAAGCTATAGAAAATGCTATTGACTGTGAAGTCCCAGATGATGGTTTATTATTGAGGGAGTTAGTTGGAATTGGAAACAGATTACATTCCCACCCATTACATCACTTACTAACAATTGATGACTTTTTAAAACCAGATGAGGCAGATTTAAGAGTAGAATTAATAAAATTAATTCAGAGAATGAGAAAAGTTGGGCAATTAGTTGTGGATATTGTAGGAGGAGAAGGAATTCACCCACCAAACATTGTAATTGGTGGAATGAGAACAAACATAACAGAAAGAGCTAAATCAAAGCTATACTATGCTTTAAGACAATATGAAAAAGACGCTTACGAATTATATGAGAAATACACTGAATTAATTGAAAGATACTTAGAAGAAGTAGGAATTCCTGACTTAGGAGCTCATGAATATCCATACATTGCAACTCACACAACTTATGGGGATAGATACGCTATAAACTGGGATGATGTAACTGAAATACCTGCTCAAAGATACTATGAAGATGAAGAGGCAAGACAAACAACAACAGTTCAAATTCCTTTATATGCAGGAGTTCCAGCTGAAGGTGGACCAAGAGCAAGAATGGTTAAATTCGGTAACTTTAGAGCAGGAGGAAGTGCATTAGACATCAATATTGCAAGAGCTCAAGAAAACCTTGGAGCTGTTTATAGAGCTTTAGAGATTTTAGATGAACTCAACTTAAATGGAAAGACAAGAGCTGAAGTTGAATACAAAGATGGATTTGGTATTGGAGTTCACGAAGCTCCAAGAGCTACAAACACCCACATGGCTGAAGTTGGAAAAGATGGAAGAATTAAGAGCTATAGAATTATAGCAGCATCAACATGGAACTTCCCAATTGTTGAAAAGGCAATTGAAGGTTATCCACAGCAGTATGCTGAAGTTATAATGAGAGCTTATGACATATGAGCTTCATGTGCTACCCACATAATAGTTAAAGATGAAGAAACAAAAGAAGTTATTGAAGTAAGAAAGTTATAA
- the frhD gene encoding coenzyme F420-reducing hydrogenase, FrhD protein: MKAEIENQDDELFDLTPSYLKKEIMVLACGNILFADDGFSVHVIEKLNKILTDEEKEKIALVDAGAGAPQQVLTLIDENSKTKKIIVVDVIDWGLKPGEIKIIRKDELPNPKYHKLDSHAWPLASLLREVAEKYNIEVKVVGCQAKYISEPDVYIGLSEEVEKAVDKAVDIILRELRGD, from the coding sequence ATGAAAGCTGAGATAGAGAACCAAGATGATGAATTGTTTGATTTAACTCCTTCGTATTTAAAAAAAGAGATTATGGTATTAGCTTGCGGAAATATATTATTTGCTGATGATGGCTTTAGCGTTCATGTTATTGAAAAATTGAATAAAATTTTAACTGATGAAGAAAAAGAAAAAATCGCTTTAGTTGATGCCGGAGCTGGAGCTCCTCAGCAAGTTTTAACATTAATAGATGAAAATTCTAAAACAAAAAAGATAATTGTTGTTGATGTAATTGATTGGGGATTAAAACCTGGGGAGATTAAAATAATTAGAAAAGATGAGCTTCCAAATCCAAAATATCATAAATTAGATTCACATGCTTGGCCTTTAGCTTCTTTATTGAGAGAAGTTGCTGAAAAATACAATATAGAGGTTAAGGTTGTTGGCTGTCAAGCTAAGTATATCTCTGAGCCAGATGTGTATATTGGGCTGAGTGAGGAAGTTGAAAAAGCCGTTGATAAGGCAGTGGATATAATTCTTAGAGAGTTGAGAGGTGATTAA
- the frhG gene encoding coenzyme F420 hydrogenase subunit gamma yields the protein MVKVAHVQLCSCCGCLVSLADTYEKLLDVLNSIELVYCQTLADAREIPECDIALVEGSVCLDDHHSLEVAKEVREKAKIVVALGACAATGGVTRYCRGNQLSKPVHSSFSPLTEVIKVDLAIPGCPPSPEAIVSVITAALNGDMEYLQPFAELAENGSEACGCDVINKVVNKSLCMGCGTCASACPTRAIEMLDGRPNILKELCIKCGACSVQCPRIRFPELIEKIE from the coding sequence GTGGTTAAAGTTGCTCACGTCCAATTGTGTAGTTGTTGCGGCTGTTTGGTTTCTTTAGCAGATACTTATGAAAAGCTTTTAGATGTTTTGAATTCAATTGAGTTGGTTTATTGCCAAACTTTAGCAGATGCAAGAGAAATTCCTGAATGTGACATTGCACTTGTTGAAGGTAGCGTATGTTTAGATGACCACCACTCATTGGAAGTTGCTAAGGAAGTTAGAGAAAAAGCAAAGATTGTTGTAGCTTTAGGAGCTTGTGCAGCAACAGGAGGGGTTACAAGATACTGTAGAGGAAACCAATTATCAAAGCCAGTTCATAGCTCATTCTCTCCATTAACTGAGGTTATTAAAGTAGATTTAGCAATTCCTGGTTGCCCACCTTCACCAGAGGCTATTGTTTCAGTAATAACAGCTGCATTAAATGGAGATATGGAATATTTACAACCATTTGCTGAACTTGCAGAGAATGGTAGTGAGGCTTGTGGATGTGATGTTATCAACAAAGTAGTTAATAAATCCCTATGTATGGGTTGTGGAACTTGTGCTTCAGCTTGCCCAACAAGAGCTATAGAGATGTTAGATGGAAGACCAAACATTTTAAAAGAACTCTGTATTAAGTGTGGAGCTTGCTCAGTTCAGTGTCCAAGAATTAGATTCCCAGAGTTAATTGAGAAGATAGAATAA
- the frhB gene encoding coenzyme F420 hydrogenase subunit beta: MNPFGAYKKVVSARSTLKEVLKKAQDGGIVSTAFIYGLENNLLDGVIVADNAGEFQAVPKVATTPEEVLEAAGTKYTVCPNISVLKSAVREYGCEKIGVVGTPCQVRAVRKLMKYPIGFRHVPDKIALIIGIFCMENFPYQGLKLIVEEHCGVKMEDVVKMDIGKGKFWVYTKWGETKAIKLKETHPYEQIACHVCTDYTAELADISTGSVGSPDGWSTVFIRTAKAEEIFNKMVEDGYLEVKPIEEVKPGLGLVEKLAKTKKEKNMKEIGHRKELGLPVPY, encoded by the coding sequence ATGAATCCTTTTGGAGCTTATAAGAAAGTAGTTTCAGCAAGAAGTACATTAAAAGAAGTTTTAAAGAAGGCACAGGATGGAGGGATTGTATCTACTGCCTTCATCTATGGATTAGAGAACAATTTATTAGATGGGGTTATAGTTGCAGATAATGCTGGGGAGTTTCAGGCAGTTCCTAAGGTAGCTACAACACCAGAAGAAGTTTTAGAAGCAGCAGGAACAAAATATACTGTCTGCCCTAATATATCAGTATTAAAGAGTGCTGTTAGAGAATATGGATGTGAAAAAATTGGAGTTGTAGGAACACCATGCCAAGTTAGAGCTGTAAGAAAGTTAATGAAATATCCTATTGGTTTTAGACATGTTCCAGACAAGATTGCTTTGATTATTGGAATTTTCTGTATGGAGAACTTCCCATACCAAGGATTAAAGTTAATTGTTGAGGAACACTGTGGAGTTAAGATGGAAGATGTTGTTAAAATGGATATTGGAAAGGGTAAGTTTTGGGTTTATACAAAATGGGGAGAGACAAAAGCAATTAAACTAAAAGAAACTCATCCTTACGAGCAAATTGCATGCCACGTCTGTACAGATTATACAGCAGAATTGGCAGATATTTCAACAGGTTCAGTTGGAAGCCCAGATGGATGGAGTACTGTGTTTATAAGAACTGCTAAAGCAGAGGAGATATTTAACAAAATGGTTGAAGATGGTTATTTGGAAGTTAAACCAATAGAAGAAGTTAAACCAGGTTTAGGGTTGGTTGAGAAATTAGCTAAGACTAAAAAAGAGAAGAACATGAAGGAAATCGGACATAGAAAGGAATTGGGATTGCCAGTTCCATACTAA
- the tfrA gene encoding fumarate reductase (CoM/CoB) subunit TfrA → MKTDILIIGGGGAAARAAIECRDKNVIIAVKGLFGKSGCTVMAEGGYNAVFNPKDSFKKHFYDTVKGGGFINNPKLVEILVKNSPKELLNLEKFGALFDRTENGFIAQRPFGGQSFNRTCYCGDRTGHEIMRGLMEYISKFERIKILEEVMAIKLIVKDNRCYGAVFLDLKTGEVFLIFAKATILATGGAGQLYPITSNPVQKTGDGFAIAYNEGAELIDMEMVQFHPTGMVGTGILVTEAVRGEGGILYNKNKERFMAKYDKERMELSTRDVVARAIYREIQEGRGVNGGVYLDVSHLPDEVIEKKLETMLKQFLRVGINIRKEPMIVSPTAHHFMGGLRINERCETNIIGLFACGEVTGGVHGANRLGGNALADTQVFGAIAGKSAKEFVENNEFEGIDAEEDIAEILDEIKSLDGNLNVYNLIDDLKKVMWDYVSIIRNENGLKKALEKIDEIERNIDNVKVNGIIDLQKYFELKNMAVVAKLVTKSALYREESRGAHYREDFPETKEEWRGNIIIQGKKMWFEKLDYDVDEFLKNL, encoded by the coding sequence ATGAAAACTGATATTCTAATTATAGGTGGAGGAGGAGCTGCTGCAAGGGCAGCAATAGAATGCAGAGATAAGAATGTTATAATAGCTGTTAAAGGATTATTTGGAAAAAGTGGATGCACAGTTATGGCTGAGGGAGGATATAATGCAGTTTTTAATCCAAAAGATAGCTTTAAAAAGCATTTTTATGATACAGTGAAAGGAGGAGGATTTATAAATAATCCAAAGTTGGTGGAGATTTTAGTAAAAAATTCACCTAAAGAACTTTTAAACTTAGAAAAGTTTGGTGCTTTGTTTGATAGAACTGAAAATGGGTTTATAGCTCAAAGACCATTTGGTGGGCAGAGTTTTAATAGAACTTGCTATTGTGGAGATAGAACAGGACATGAAATAATGAGAGGTTTAATGGAATATATATCAAAATTTGAAAGAATTAAAATCTTAGAAGAAGTTATGGCAATAAAACTAATTGTTAAAGATAACAGATGCTATGGGGCAGTGTTTTTAGATTTAAAAACTGGAGAGGTATTTCTAATATTTGCCAAAGCTACTATATTAGCTACTGGAGGAGCTGGACAGTTATATCCTATAACATCCAACCCAGTACAAAAGACAGGAGATGGATTTGCAATTGCTTATAATGAAGGAGCTGAACTTATAGATATGGAAATGGTTCAATTCCATCCAACAGGAATGGTAGGAACAGGAATTTTAGTTACAGAGGCGGTTAGAGGAGAAGGAGGGATTTTATATAACAAAAATAAAGAAAGATTTATGGCAAAATATGATAAAGAGAGAATGGAATTATCAACAAGAGATGTTGTTGCAAGAGCAATTTATAGAGAGATTCAGGAGGGAAGGGGAGTTAATGGAGGAGTTTATTTGGATGTCTCCCATTTACCTGATGAAGTTATTGAAAAGAAATTAGAGACAATGTTAAAGCAATTTTTAAGAGTTGGAATTAATATTAGAAAAGAGCCGATGATTGTTTCCCCTACTGCACATCACTTTATGGGTGGTTTAAGGATTAATGAAAGATGTGAAACTAATATAATTGGTTTATTTGCCTGTGGAGAAGTTACAGGAGGGGTTCATGGAGCAAACAGGTTGGGAGGAAATGCTTTAGCAGACACCCAAGTATTTGGAGCTATTGCTGGAAAATCAGCTAAAGAATTTGTTGAAAATAATGAATTTGAAGGTATTGATGCTGAAGAAGATATTGCTGAGATATTAGATGAAATAAAAAGCTTAGATGGAAATTTAAATGTCTATAATTTAATTGATGATTTAAAAAAGGTTATGTGGGATTATGTATCCATTATTAGAAATGAAAATGGATTAAAAAAAGCCTTAGAAAAAATTGATGAAATTGAGAGAAATATAGATAATGTTAAAGTTAATGGAATTATTGATTTACAAAAATACTTTGAATTAAAAAATATGGCTGTTGTTGCAAAATTGGTTACGAAATCTGCTTTATATAGAGAAGAGAGTAGAGGAGCTCATTATAGGGAAGATTTTCCAGAAACAAAGGAAGAGTGGAGAGGAAATATTATCATACAAGGAAAAAAGATGTGGTTTGAAAAGTTGGATTATGATGTTGATGAATTTTTAAAAAATCTTTAA
- a CDS encoding HNH endonuclease, with amino-acid sequence MGRLPKEKRKIVLRRDGYRCQKCGYDYLDIHFMDGNIENNNINNLEVLCRQCHVKYHQNEKLNNLKYTLKNFLNELFEDIEMVIITKENLKSHEDKVIEDVLNKFAFAISRVLSKKLLEEINSEIEKERKSINKSLRETILKKHNYACSKCKYQYLEIHHIDGNHNNNNLENLITLCRRCHREAHGNRSDRCIPYFYSNLQKVISETLKNDEKIKPKITIMYDNKISEKCDINYKLKSDKCCSTANEIITHWYIEVSRYLQNIECL; translated from the coding sequence ATGGGTAGATTACCCAAAGAAAAAAGAAAGATAGTACTAAGAAGAGATGGATATAGATGTCAAAAATGTGGGTATGATTATCTTGACATTCATTTTATGGATGGGAATATTGAAAACAATAATATAAATAATTTAGAAGTTTTATGTAGGCAGTGTCATGTTAAATATCATCAAAATGAGAAATTAAACAATTTAAAATATACTTTAAAAAATTTTCTCAATGAATTATTTGAGGATATTGAAATGGTCATAATTACAAAAGAAAACTTAAAAAGCCATGAAGATAAAGTTATAGAAGATGTATTGAATAAATTTGCATTTGCAATTTCCCGGGTATTATCTAAAAAATTGCTGGAAGAGATTAACTCAGAAATAGAAAAAGAAAGAAAATCAATTAATAAATCACTTCGTGAAACTATTCTCAAAAAGCATAACTATGCATGTTCAAAATGCAAATACCAATATTTGGAAATACACCACATAGATGGAAATCATAATAATAACAACTTAGAGAATTTAATAACATTGTGTAGAAGATGTCACCGTGAAGCACATGGCAATAGGTCAGATAGATGCATACCATATTTTTACAGTAATCTTCAAAAAGTTATTTCTGAAACACTAAAAAATGATGAAAAAATTAAGCCCAAAATAACTATAATGTATGACAATAAAATATCAGAAAAATGTGATATAAATTACAAATTAAAATCTGACAAATGTTGCTCAACAGCTAATGAAATTATTACACACTGGTATATAGAGGTATCAAGATATCTGCAAAACATAGAATGCCTATAA
- a CDS encoding SufB/SufD family protein: protein MSIKEELMKIIEVIKYTSEKPEEIVHGKGPRMIVKESKIIDVKEAEGIILEGKEEDGKIKAKIIVKKGYKFKQPIHMCFGITEENISQIIDVEIILEDDSSISLMSHCSFPKGKGIKHIMNGIVKIGKNAKFSYNEFHYHGMEGDILVKPTVKVEIDEGGIYISNFTLTKGRIGTLDIDQEIIAKKDAIVDITTRTYAIKEDVVKINEVVKLDGENAKCIIKSRGAAMDNSKVTLNLKIEGNAPYSKGHIDCAEIIKGNAEVESIPTVVVRDDRARITHEAAIGSVDKKQLETLMAKGLDEDEATEIIVKGMIGDL from the coding sequence ATGAGCATTAAAGAGGAATTAATGAAGATAATTGAAGTAATAAAATATACTTCTGAAAAGCCTGAAGAAATTGTTCATGGTAAAGGCCCAAGAATGATTGTTAAAGAAAGTAAGATTATTGATGTAAAAGAAGCTGAAGGAATAATATTAGAAGGGAAAGAAGAAGATGGAAAAATAAAGGCAAAAATTATTGTCAAGAAAGGTTATAAATTTAAACAACCAATCCATATGTGTTTTGGAATTACTGAAGAAAATATATCCCAAATCATAGATGTCGAAATTATTTTAGAGGATGATAGCTCAATCTCTCTAATGTCTCATTGCTCATTCCCAAAAGGCAAGGGAATTAAGCATATAATGAATGGTATTGTAAAAATAGGAAAGAATGCAAAGTTCTCTTACAATGAATTCCACTACCATGGTATGGAAGGAGATATATTAGTTAAACCAACAGTAAAAGTTGAGATTGATGAGGGAGGAATTTATATTTCAAACTTCACATTAACAAAAGGAAGAATAGGAACTTTAGATATAGACCAGGAGATTATTGCCAAAAAGGATGCTATAGTTGATATAACCACAAGAACTTATGCTATAAAAGAAGATGTTGTCAAAATAAATGAAGTTGTTAAGTTGGATGGAGAAAATGCTAAGTGTATTATAAAAAGTAGAGGAGCGGCGATGGACAACTCCAAAGTAACTCTAAACTTAAAAATTGAAGGAAACGCCCCATATAGCAAAGGACATATTGACTGTGCTGAGATTATTAAAGGAAATGCAGAAGTTGAATCAATTCCAACAGTTGTTGTTAGGGATGATAGAGCAAGGATAACTCATGAAGCGGCAATAGGTAGCGTCGATAAAAAGCAGTTAGAAACATTGATGGCTAAAGGTTTAGATGAAGATGAAGCAACTGAGATAATAGTTAAAGGTATGATAGGAGATTTATAA
- a CDS encoding ABC transporter ATP-binding protein produces MLLKVEDLHVYRGNREILKGINLDVKENEIHAIIGPNGAGKSTLAYTIMGVSGYKPTKGKIIFKGVNIIDKNITERARMGMTLAWQEPARFEGIKVRTYLMLGMNEKYKKDKETAEEKIREALKLVNLDPDKYLDRYVDETLSGGERKRIELASIICIEPDLAILDEPDSGIDIVSFDEIKRVFDYLKEKGCSLLVVTHREELAEHADRASLICAGEVIKSGDPKEVGEFYKKRCGKCYKPFQ; encoded by the coding sequence ATGTTATTAAAGGTAGAGGATTTGCATGTTTATAGAGGGAATAGAGAGATTTTAAAAGGTATAAATTTAGATGTAAAAGAGAATGAGATTCATGCAATTATAGGACCTAATGGAGCGGGAAAATCAACTTTAGCTTATACAATAATGGGAGTTTCAGGATATAAGCCAACTAAAGGGAAGATTATATTCAAAGGTGTTAATATAATTGATAAAAACATTACTGAGAGAGCGAGAATGGGAATGACATTGGCTTGGCAGGAGCCAGCAAGATTTGAAGGGATTAAAGTTAGAACTTATTTAATGCTCGGAATGAATGAAAAATATAAAAAAGATAAAGAAACTGCTGAAGAGAAAATTAGAGAAGCTTTAAAATTAGTCAATCTAGACCCTGATAAATATTTAGATAGATATGTAGATGAAACACTAAGTGGAGGAGAAAGGAAGAGAATAGAGTTGGCATCAATAATATGTATAGAGCCTGATTTAGCTATCTTGGATGAACCAGATAGTGGGATAGATATTGTATCATTTGATGAGATTAAGAGAGTTTTTGATTATTTAAAAGAAAAAGGATGCTCTTTATTAGTTGTTACACATAGAGAAGAGTTGGCTGAACATGCCGATAGAGCTTCCTTAATTTGTGCTGGAGAGGTTATAAAGAGTGGAGATCCAAAAGAAGTTGGAGAGTTTTACAAAAAAAGATGTGGAAAATGTTACAAACCTTTCCAATAA
- a CDS encoding 30S ribosomal protein S15: MARMHARKRGRSGSKRPVRKEVPEWVQYTPEQVEQLVVELAKKGYQSAQIGLILRDTYGIPDVKLITGKKISKIMKEHGLYPKVPEDLLNLMRRAVNLRKHLEQHPKDLHSKRGLQLIESKIRRLVKYYKSRGVLPADWRYTPETARLLVEQA, translated from the coding sequence ATGGCAAGAATGCACGCAAGAAAAAGAGGTCGCTCCGGTTCAAAGAGACCCGTCAGGAAGGAAGTTCCTGAATGGGTCCAATACACACCGGAGCAAGTAGAGCAGTTAGTAGTAGAGTTAGCTAAGAAAGGTTACCAGTCAGCACAGATTGGTTTGATATTGAGAGACACCTATGGAATACCAGATGTTAAATTAATAACAGGTAAAAAGATAAGCAAAATAATGAAAGAACACGGCTTATATCCAAAAGTTCCAGAAGATTTATTAAACTTAATGAGAAGAGCTGTTAATTTAAGAAAACACTTAGAACAGCATCCAAAAGACTTGCACTCAAAGAGAGGTTTACAGTTAATTGAATCAAAGATTAGAAGATTAGTTAAATACTACAAGTCAAGAGGAGTTTTACCAGCAGATTGGAGATACACACCAGAGACAGCAAGATTGTTGGTCGAACAAGCATAA
- a CDS encoding metallophosphoesterase: protein MEEKIKIKDFYITIDRCLIYKDYGIIADTHIGFDVFFGEGGANFPLLQKDEVIKKALNIIEKYKINNLIINGDIKHNFKPYPREIKFLKEFIDFMSEYVSIILIKGNHDTFISSAGYEIFDYFEIGSYLIFHGDKELNIDKDLLRDKFWILGHEHPSIKLRDEVGAILKFPVYLLNKKYIVLPAFNPLSPGSDLINNSASSKIIKKDYLDSEVIAITDIGLLNFGTLRELREFAKTHL from the coding sequence ATGGAGGAGAAAATTAAAATTAAAGATTTTTATATAACGATTGATAGATGTTTAATTTATAAGGATTATGGTATAATAGCTGACACACATATTGGCTTTGACGTCTTTTTTGGTGAAGGAGGGGCTAATTTTCCATTACTGCAGAAAGATGAGGTTATAAAAAAAGCTTTAAATATAATTGAAAAATATAAAATTAACAATTTAATAATCAATGGGGATATAAAGCATAACTTTAAACCCTATCCAAGAGAAATTAAGTTTTTAAAAGAGTTTATTGATTTTATGAGTGAGTACGTTAGTATTATTTTAATTAAAGGGAATCATGACACTTTTATTTCATCAGCTGGCTATGAAATTTTTGATTATTTTGAAATTGGAAGCTATTTAATTTTCCATGGTGATAAAGAGCTAAATATTGATAAAGATTTACTAAGAGATAAATTTTGGATTTTGGGGCATGAGCATCCATCAATAAAACTTAGAGATGAAGTTGGTGCTATTTTAAAATTTCCAGTTTATTTATTAAACAAAAAGTATATTGTTTTACCGGCTTTCAACCCTTTATCACCTGGAAGTGATTTAATTAACAATTCAGCATCATCCAAAATTATAAAAAAAGATTATTTAGATTCAGAAGTTATAGCAATAACAGACATTGGATTGTTAAATTTTGGAACACTTAGAGAGTTGAGAGAATTTGCTAAAACTCATCTCTAA
- a CDS encoding DUF655 domain-containing protein: MVRGQYKKGNDEGMRFPKKNKPQKFENYAWVLDYLPYGYPNKPDEPVVQGLGEYQFVLMEMVPKPNVDIELGERVYIGKGKRDKIDHVRRMIKYDNLTPTAKSELLYVIMEAVKMQEDRFIRFFNECPPITTRLHTLELLPEIKKKYMWKIIEEREAKKFESFKDFEERVGKNPVRIIAKRIEKELSDDKKDKYYLFVKWKKGIILNEDDMAYYLKE; encoded by the coding sequence ATGGTTAGAGGACAATATAAAAAAGGAAATGATGAAGGAATGAGATTTCCTAAAAAAAATAAGCCACAAAAATTTGAAAACTACGCATGGGTTTTAGATTATCTACCCTATGGCTATCCCAACAAACCTGATGAGCCAGTAGTCCAAGGACTTGGGGAATACCAATTTGTATTAATGGAGATGGTTCCAAAACCAAATGTTGATATAGAGTTAGGAGAGAGAGTCTATATTGGAAAAGGAAAAAGAGACAAGATTGACCACGTTAGAAGAATGATTAAATATGATAACTTAACCCCAACAGCCAAGTCAGAGCTTTTATATGTTATAATGGAAGCCGTCAAAATGCAGGAAGATAGGTTTATAAGATTCTTCAATGAATGCCCACCAATAACTACAAGATTACATACCTTAGAATTGCTCCCAGAAATCAAAAAGAAATATATGTGGAAAATTATTGAGGAGAGGGAAGCTAAAAAATTCGAAAGCTTTAAAGATTTTGAAGAGAGAGTAGGAAAAAACCCAGTAAGAATTATAGCTAAAAGAATAGAAAAAGAGCTTTCAGATGATAAAAAAGATAAGTACTACTTATTTGTAAAATGGAAGAAGGGAATTATATTGAATGAGGATGATATGGCCTATTACTTAAAAGAATAA